The following is a genomic window from Amycolatopsis australiensis.
ATCTGCGCCAGAACCTGCTTCAGGTCCTCGAACTTCTGGTCCCAGGTGCGCTGGGCCTGGTCGTACTGCTCCTTCGCGGCACCGGTCCAGGTGGTGACCAGCGGGCGGAGGTCGTCCTTCAGGCGGTCGAAGGCCTGCTGCAGCTCGTTGCCGGTGCTGTTGCAGTCCTCGGCGGCCGCGTGGATGGTGGCGTAATTGACGACAAT
Proteins encoded in this region:
- a CDS encoding WXG100 family type VII secretion target, translated to MPDGAGIVVNYATIHAAAEDCNSTGNELQQAFDRLKDDLRPLVTTWTGAAKEQYDQAQRTWDQKFEDLKQVLAQIAAALPQIADGYQSTDKAVEGLF